The following proteins are encoded in a genomic region of Candidatus Cloacimonas sp.:
- the rfaE2 gene encoding D-glycero-beta-D-manno-heptose 1-phosphate adenylyltransferase encodes MLQSKIIPYAKMDELSKNLRNQGKRIIFTNGCFDIIHSGHILYLENAKAMGDVLIVGLNSDASVKRLKGISRPVNAEGDRALVLAALEMVDYVCIFEQDTPYELIGIIKPDVLVKGGDWQVEQICGADIVQSYGGKVCSLNYEKGISTSEIIKRIKQGN; translated from the coding sequence ATGCTGCAATCTAAAATCATACCCTATGCCAAAATGGATGAGTTAAGTAAGAACTTGCGCAACCAGGGAAAACGGATTATATTTACTAATGGTTGTTTTGATATTATACATTCAGGGCATATCCTCTATCTGGAAAATGCCAAAGCGATGGGAGATGTTCTGATTGTAGGACTTAATAGTGATGCATCGGTGAAAAGATTGAAGGGAATTAGCCGTCCTGTTAATGCTGAAGGAGATAGAGCTTTGGTCTTGGCAGCTTTGGAAATGGTTGATTATGTGTGTATTTTCGAACAAGATACGCCCTATGAACTGATTGGCATTATTAAACCTGATGTATTGGTGAAAGGTGGCGATTGGCAAGTGGAACAAATTTGCGGAGCTGATATTGTGCAAAGTTACGGAGGAAAAGTTTGTTCCTTGAATTATGAAAAAGGGATCAGCACTTCCGAAATTATTAAGCGCATAAAACAAGGAAATTAA
- a CDS encoding SoxR reducing system RseC family protein has product MLEEPVEDSGIVTKVEGNCVTVEIERGKNCQGCKMQGLCFTQSEPTKYELVTDLPLQVNDRVQLNISPLGRTLVSLLIFGVPILFLFAGYLIASLWFIEIVAALIGFAGMALSFLLIRFIDNKYGTHLKISIARKL; this is encoded by the coding sequence ATGCTGGAAGAACCAGTTGAAGATAGCGGTATCGTAACAAAAGTGGAAGGTAACTGTGTTACCGTAGAAATCGAACGCGGGAAAAATTGCCAGGGTTGCAAAATGCAAGGACTGTGTTTTACGCAAAGTGAGCCAACCAAGTATGAATTAGTTACCGATCTACCTTTGCAAGTAAATGATAGAGTGCAGCTAAATATCTCACCTTTAGGAAGAACTTTGGTGTCTTTGCTAATTTTTGGGGTTCCCATCCTGTTTTTATTTGCGGGTTATTTAATTGCGTCGTTGTGGTTTATCGAAATTGTTGCGGCTCTAATCGGTTTTGCCGGAATGGCATTGTCTTTTCTGTTAATAAGGTTTATCGACAATAAATACGGAACTCATTTAAAGATAAGCATCGCGAGGAAACTGTGA
- the folB gene encoding dihydroneopterin aldolase produces MKIKLNEMVFYGYHGVQEEERTLGQRFIVSVTLYTSSNIDNHIRHLEDTIDYTKVYAVIKEIMESRQFYLLENCANTIADKLLTDFPLLNKLTICIQKPSVPIQGSIKSVEVILSRSRNNQEENI; encoded by the coding sequence GTGAAAATAAAACTGAACGAAATGGTCTTTTATGGTTATCATGGAGTCCAGGAAGAAGAAAGAACTTTAGGTCAGCGCTTTATCGTAAGTGTAACCCTATATACCAGTTCCAATATAGATAATCATATTCGCCATCTGGAAGATACGATTGACTACACGAAAGTATATGCCGTAATAAAAGAAATAATGGAAAGCAGGCAATTTTACTTATTGGAAAACTGTGCTAACACCATAGCCGATAAACTTTTAACTGATTTTCCCTTGCTCAATAAACTTACTATCTGCATTCAAAAACCCTCAGTTCCAATTCAAGGAAGCATAAAATCGGTAGAAGTTAT